From a single Micromonospora sp. WMMD1102 genomic region:
- a CDS encoding XRE family transcriptional regulator: protein MNERLRTVMVRRGVRVEDLADECGVDPKTVERWISLGRVPHRRHRWATARRLGAEEAYLWPAVLASVAGKREEASRAELIEVFPDRASVPRETWLRLLTEAQERIDVLVFSGTFFAQTQPRVARMLADRLSAGVQVRLCFGDPASDAVAVRDREEGLGGTLAAKIRASLTYYRELAGVDGCEVRLHPTTLYASLFRYDDEILTNPHAYGEPASANPTFHLRKVDGGGLFEHYAASFDRVWATAVPWLGTEV, encoded by the coding sequence ATGAATGAGCGTCTGCGGACGGTGATGGTTCGTCGTGGGGTGCGCGTTGAGGACCTAGCCGATGAATGCGGTGTAGATCCGAAGACAGTAGAGCGGTGGATCAGTCTCGGTCGGGTTCCGCATCGGCGGCATCGGTGGGCGACGGCACGGCGGCTGGGTGCGGAAGAGGCGTACCTATGGCCGGCTGTGCTCGCGTCGGTCGCCGGCAAGCGAGAGGAGGCCAGTCGCGCGGAATTGATCGAGGTCTTCCCGGATCGGGCGTCGGTGCCGCGTGAGACGTGGCTACGGCTCCTCACCGAGGCCCAGGAGCGCATCGACGTGCTGGTGTTCTCCGGGACCTTCTTCGCGCAGACACAGCCGCGCGTGGCGCGCATGCTCGCTGACCGCCTCTCGGCCGGGGTGCAGGTCCGGCTGTGCTTCGGCGACCCGGCGAGCGACGCGGTAGCGGTCCGGGACCGGGAGGAGGGGCTCGGCGGCACGCTGGCGGCGAAGATCCGGGCGTCGTTGACGTACTACCGGGAGCTGGCCGGCGTGGACGGGTGTGAAGTTCGACTTCACCCGACGACGCTCTACGCGAGTCTGTTCCGGTATGACGACGAGATCCTGACCAACCCGCATGCGTACGGTGAGCCGGCGTCGGCCAATCCGACGTTTCATCTCCGTAAGGTCGACGGTGGCGGGCTGTTTGAGCACTATGCGGCCAGCTTCGACCGGGTGTGGGCTACGGCGGTGCCGTGGCTGGGGACGGAGGTCTGA
- a CDS encoding dihydrofolate reductase family protein, whose amino-acid sequence MTKVTCDLTISLDGYAAGHNQTEERPFGEDGGDGWGDRLHAWYADSHQENQAEIARMTTARAFIMGRNMFGPVRGDWDRQWKGWWGDNPPYHAPVFVLTHYPRDPQPMEGGTTFHFVTDGIESAFKRAREAAGDGNISIHGGATTVNQYLAAGLIDEVRLHIVPMTLGAGVRIFDGVPPLNLEQVQSRAANAVTHLTYRVLR is encoded by the coding sequence ATGACCAAGGTGACCTGCGATCTTACGATCTCGCTCGACGGCTATGCGGCCGGGCACAACCAGACCGAGGAACGCCCGTTCGGCGAGGACGGCGGAGACGGCTGGGGCGACCGGCTGCACGCCTGGTACGCCGACAGCCACCAGGAGAACCAGGCCGAGATCGCCCGGATGACGACCGCCAGGGCGTTCATCATGGGCCGCAACATGTTCGGCCCGGTACGCGGCGACTGGGACCGCCAGTGGAAGGGCTGGTGGGGCGACAACCCGCCGTACCACGCCCCGGTCTTCGTGCTCACCCACTATCCGCGTGACCCGCAGCCGATGGAGGGCGGCACCACGTTCCACTTCGTCACCGACGGGATCGAGTCGGCGTTCAAGCGGGCCCGCGAGGCGGCCGGGGACGGCAACATCTCGATCCACGGCGGCGCGACAACGGTCAACCAGTACCTCGCCGCCGGCCTGATCGACGAGGTGCGGCTGCACATCGTGCCGATGACGCTCGGCGCCGGCGTCCGGATCTTCGACGGCGTGCCGCCACTGAACCTCGAACAGGTCCAGTCACGGGCGGCGAACGCCGTCACGCACCTGACCTATCGGGTGCTCCGCTGA
- a CDS encoding DUF3311 domain-containing protein, producing MSESDTPAAPAGKVVAARSRAKDHSPWNWLLFLPIVIPLVTPLFNADSPRLLGFPLFYWLQLAFILLGVGTTTVVYQMTKKRG from the coding sequence ATGAGCGAATCTGATACGCCGGCGGCGCCGGCCGGCAAGGTGGTGGCGGCGAGGTCGCGGGCGAAGGACCACAGCCCGTGGAACTGGCTGCTCTTCCTGCCGATCGTGATACCGCTCGTCACTCCGCTCTTCAACGCCGACTCGCCCCGGCTGCTGGGCTTCCCGCTCTTCTACTGGCTCCAGCTCGCCTTCATCCTGCTCGGGGTCGGCACCACGACCGTCGTGTACCAGATGACGAAGAAGCGGGGCTGA
- a CDS encoding GntR family transcriptional regulator, whose product MSLDPDDPRTPSQQIAAVLRAEIKTGRFAPGEKLPSQHDLVERFSVARETIKAALRKLQEERLIVTRQGSGTFVRANTERPVGLRPHVERAFEATNVTIDFAGFSGETLYNAIQETLDKVRIGRLTPESIRLRVLISDMTAPMAIPCRAEDQADDPAIRERARRITDRSIHAVTDAVQELADLGLVKTATAEVRVHKAAPLFKLFIINEQEAFFGFYPVVEHTVMVDGKPMAIYDAMGKDAILFPFTPSDEDSSNDALYVEQARAWFDSMWTTIAREYAS is encoded by the coding sequence ATGAGTCTTGACCCTGATGACCCGCGCACCCCGTCGCAGCAGATCGCCGCCGTACTCCGCGCCGAGATCAAGACCGGCAGGTTCGCCCCCGGCGAGAAGCTGCCGTCACAACACGACCTGGTCGAGCGGTTCAGCGTCGCCCGCGAGACGATCAAGGCAGCACTACGGAAGCTGCAAGAGGAACGCCTGATCGTCACCCGGCAGGGCAGCGGCACCTTCGTCCGCGCCAACACTGAACGCCCGGTAGGACTCCGTCCGCACGTCGAACGCGCCTTCGAGGCCACGAACGTCACGATCGACTTCGCCGGCTTCTCCGGCGAGACGCTCTACAACGCCATTCAGGAAACCCTGGACAAGGTACGCATCGGCCGGCTCACCCCGGAGTCGATCCGGCTACGGGTACTGATCTCCGACATGACCGCCCCGATGGCGATCCCCTGCCGCGCCGAGGACCAGGCCGACGACCCCGCCATCCGCGAACGCGCCCGCCGGATCACCGACCGGTCGATCCACGCCGTGACCGACGCCGTACAGGAACTCGCAGACCTGGGCCTGGTCAAGACCGCCACCGCAGAGGTACGGGTACACAAGGCAGCCCCGCTGTTCAAGCTGTTCATCATCAACGAGCAGGAAGCGTTCTTCGGCTTCTACCCCGTGGTCGAGCACACCGTGATGGTCGACGGCAAGCCGATGGCGATCTACGACGCGATGGGCAAGGACGCGATCCTCTTCCCGTTCACGCCCAGCGACGAAGACTCCTCCAATGACGCCCTCTACGTCGAGCAGGCCCGCGCCTGGTTCGACAGCATGTGGACCACCATCGCCCGCGAGTACGCCTCGTGA
- a CDS encoding NUDIX domain-containing protein, whose product MGRVEHWNDPDAPKANTLVPACGVLAVDDQGAILLQRRRDTDQWALPMGKMEIGETPSECAVRETLEETGVQVEVTGIVGVYSDPGHIVAYSDGEVRQEYEVTLLARPVGGAPAANDEASDVAWFLPDELAGLDIHPTMRRQIADYLAGRVPHVD is encoded by the coding sequence ATGGGTCGTGTCGAGCACTGGAACGACCCGGACGCGCCGAAGGCGAACACGCTCGTTCCGGCCTGCGGGGTGCTGGCGGTCGACGACCAGGGCGCGATCCTGCTGCAACGGCGGCGCGACACCGACCAGTGGGCGTTGCCGATGGGCAAGATGGAGATCGGCGAGACTCCGTCAGAGTGCGCGGTCCGGGAAACCCTGGAAGAGACCGGAGTCCAGGTCGAGGTGACCGGCATCGTCGGCGTCTACTCCGACCCGGGGCACATCGTGGCGTACTCCGATGGTGAGGTCCGGCAGGAATACGAGGTGACGTTGCTGGCCCGACCGGTCGGCGGTGCTCCGGCGGCGAACGATGAGGCGAGTGACGTTGCCTGGTTCCTGCCGGATGAGCTGGCAGGGCTGGACATCCATCCGACGATGCGGCGGCAGATCGCGGACTACCTCGCGGGTCGGGTGCCGCACGTCGACTGA
- a CDS encoding DUF2637 domain-containing protein — MIRHRAESLARVLILLAIGGMAGAAAFTHVHDLTVAHGQPDWIGWANAVAVELMAIYLGLEIRARRRNGRPVGLVGVLLVGFALLSLAAQVAEAEPSVWGWIVAAVPSLAFLALVKVVLSSAPATPEAAADPAPVEPVAAVVEQPDPEPETVRQTGPTDHLPVPVPVPVVASEPVPSAVRPPLGVVRADRPQVIGIVR; from the coding sequence GTGATCCGCCACCGGGCCGAATCCCTCGCACGGGTGCTGATCCTGCTCGCCATCGGCGGGATGGCCGGCGCCGCCGCGTTCACCCACGTCCATGACCTCACCGTCGCGCACGGCCAACCCGACTGGATCGGCTGGGCCAACGCGGTAGCCGTCGAGCTGATGGCCATCTACCTCGGCCTGGAGATCCGCGCCCGGCGTCGCAACGGCCGGCCCGTCGGCCTGGTCGGCGTCCTCCTGGTCGGGTTCGCCCTGCTGTCCCTGGCGGCCCAGGTCGCCGAAGCCGAACCGTCGGTGTGGGGCTGGATCGTCGCTGCCGTTCCCTCGCTGGCCTTCCTTGCCCTGGTCAAAGTCGTTCTCTCCAGCGCACCCGCGACCCCGGAAGCTGCTGCCGACCCGGCGCCCGTCGAACCGGTGGCGGCCGTCGTCGAGCAACCCGACCCGGAACCGGAAACCGTTCGGCAAACCGGCCCGACCGACCATCTACCCGTCCCCGTCCCCGTCCCCGTCGTCGCGTCCGAACCGGTCCCGTCGGCGGTCCGGCCTCCGCTGGGTGTGGTCCGCGCGGATCGGCCCCAGGTCATCGGGATCGTGCGATGA
- a CDS encoding sulfite exporter TauE/SafE family protein, whose protein sequence is MDFPEALLLLAAGLAAGVVNAVAGGGSLITFPALIAIGLPPVPANVSNSMSVFPGYLASVWGSRADLPDRRWLLRLVPGTVLGTAAGCALLLSTPARAFELAVPFLVLGATAVLAFQDQLRRLVRVNSGQAGREGAGSGRTTVRSISRQTLALHVMVVVGAVYGGYFGAALGVMLVAGLALVLDETLTRISAIKNLLSAVVGLTTVAAFTVFGPVNWAAVAVVAPATIIGGYAGARLVRRLPPEVLKTVIVLFGTAIGLLLLYRSWT, encoded by the coding sequence ATGGATTTTCCCGAGGCGCTGCTGCTGCTCGCCGCCGGGCTCGCCGCAGGGGTGGTCAACGCGGTGGCCGGCGGCGGTTCGCTGATCACCTTTCCCGCCCTGATCGCGATCGGGCTGCCGCCGGTGCCCGCCAACGTCAGCAATTCGATGTCGGTCTTTCCCGGCTATCTGGCCAGCGTCTGGGGCAGCCGGGCGGACCTGCCGGACCGGCGTTGGCTGCTCCGGCTGGTCCCCGGCACCGTGCTCGGCACCGCCGCCGGCTGCGCACTGCTGCTCTCCACTCCGGCCCGAGCCTTCGAACTGGCCGTGCCGTTCCTGGTGCTCGGGGCGACCGCCGTGCTGGCGTTCCAGGACCAGCTCCGCCGCCTTGTCCGGGTGAACAGCGGACAAGCCGGCCGCGAAGGTGCCGGCAGCGGACGGACGACGGTGCGGAGCATCTCCCGGCAGACGCTCGCGCTGCACGTCATGGTCGTGGTAGGTGCGGTCTACGGCGGATATTTCGGCGCCGCGCTCGGGGTCATGCTGGTCGCCGGGCTGGCACTGGTGCTGGACGAGACCCTGACCCGGATCAGCGCGATCAAGAACCTGCTCTCCGCCGTGGTCGGGCTGACCACGGTCGCCGCCTTCACCGTCTTCGGCCCGGTGAACTGGGCGGCCGTCGCGGTGGTCGCCCCGGCGACCATAATCGGCGGGTACGCGGGAGCGCGGCTGGTCCGCCGGCTGCCGCCCGAGGTACTCAAGACGGTGATCGTGCTCTTCGGCACTGCGATCGGTCTGCTGCTGCTCTACCGCTCCTGGACCTGA
- a CDS encoding FtsK/SpoIIIE domain-containing protein, producing MVTTSAGDLLIARPKRFELPVWAVLLGLLLRWSWRAAWWCLRHPVATGTATLAVWLYVEHGWPGLVVPVVLLSAASAVWRWRHESSWWAWLAGPLLGSFRRVFVYRRVWREAMTLCGLSAKYDHRIVLPELLAVRSDPALDVLTIRMVRGQTPEEFQAVTANLAYAFGRRHARVYSERPDDPPIRTGRAAWLLRAVDRVRFRDRPTIVYLALVRTDALRTVVPPFPVPTVPDFTALDLARREDLRTWSLHLLATHVLVGGATRRGKGSVLWSLVRALGGGVASGLVRLWVIDPKGGMEFAIGRPMFARFACKSFEAMADLLDEAVAVLRERQARLAGVVRVHTPTEADPLVVVVIDEMAALTAYLQDADLRKRIASSLGVLLSQGAGVGVLVVAALQDPRKEVLPFRDLFPTRIALGLTEASQVDMVLGDGARNRGALADQMPRWAKGVGYVILDGTPEPMRVRFSYVTDDDIRAMASQYPAPVDAADILAQVGRETATEPTRVPLPRRPSGPLLPESLRNLLDRDNGGERR from the coding sequence GTGGTGACGACCTCGGCGGGTGACCTGCTGATCGCCCGACCGAAGCGGTTCGAACTGCCGGTCTGGGCGGTGCTGCTCGGCCTGCTGCTGCGCTGGTCCTGGCGGGCGGCCTGGTGGTGCCTGCGTCACCCGGTCGCCACCGGCACGGCGACCCTGGCTGTCTGGCTCTACGTCGAGCACGGCTGGCCCGGCCTGGTCGTGCCGGTGGTCCTGCTGTCGGCGGCCTCGGCGGTGTGGCGGTGGCGGCACGAGTCGTCCTGGTGGGCCTGGTTGGCGGGTCCGCTGCTGGGCTCGTTCCGGCGGGTGTTCGTTTACCGCCGGGTGTGGCGGGAGGCCATGACCCTGTGCGGGCTGTCCGCGAAATACGACCATCGGATCGTCCTGCCGGAACTGCTGGCCGTCCGTTCAGATCCGGCGCTCGACGTGCTGACCATCCGGATGGTCCGGGGCCAGACGCCGGAGGAGTTCCAGGCGGTTACGGCAAACCTGGCGTACGCCTTCGGCCGGCGGCATGCCCGCGTCTACTCCGAGCGCCCCGACGATCCGCCGATCCGTACCGGCCGGGCCGCGTGGCTGCTGCGGGCGGTCGACCGGGTCCGCTTCCGGGACCGTCCGACGATCGTTTACCTGGCGCTGGTACGAACCGACGCGCTGCGTACCGTCGTCCCACCCTTCCCGGTTCCGACGGTGCCGGACTTCACCGCGCTTGACCTGGCCCGCCGGGAAGACCTGCGTACCTGGTCGCTTCACCTGCTGGCGACACACGTCCTGGTCGGCGGCGCGACCCGGCGCGGCAAGGGTTCCGTGCTCTGGTCCCTGGTTCGGGCACTCGGCGGCGGGGTCGCCTCCGGCCTGGTGCGGCTGTGGGTGATCGACCCCAAGGGCGGGATGGAATTCGCCATCGGGCGGCCGATGTTCGCTCGGTTCGCCTGCAAGTCGTTCGAGGCGATGGCGGACCTGCTCGACGAGGCGGTAGCGGTACTGCGGGAACGGCAAGCCCGGCTGGCTGGCGTCGTCCGGGTACACACCCCGACCGAAGCTGACCCCCTGGTGGTGGTCGTCATCGACGAGATGGCCGCGTTGACGGCGTACCTGCAAGATGCCGACCTGCGTAAGCGGATCGCGTCGTCGTTGGGGGTGCTGCTCTCCCAGGGTGCCGGCGTCGGGGTCCTGGTCGTGGCCGCGTTGCAGGACCCGCGCAAGGAGGTACTGCCCTTCCGGGACCTGTTCCCGACCCGGATCGCGCTGGGTCTGACCGAGGCGTCGCAGGTCGACATGGTCCTCGGCGACGGTGCCCGCAACCGGGGCGCGCTGGCCGACCAGATGCCCCGGTGGGCCAAGGGCGTCGGGTACGTGATCCTCGACGGCACCCCGGAACCGATGCGGGTCCGCTTCTCCTACGTCACCGACGACGACATCCGGGCCATGGCCAGCCAGTACCCGGCGCCGGTCGACGCGGCGGACATCCTCGCCCAGGTCGGCCGGGAAACCGCCACCGAACCGACCCGCGTGCCGCTGCCCCGACGCCCGTCCGGACCGCTGCTGCCCGAATCGCTGCGGAACCTGCTCGACCGGGACAACGGCGGTGAGCGCCGATGA
- a CDS encoding LysR family transcriptional regulator, translated as MLNLVHLKVLAAVARHGSVTEAAKELHYSQPSVSHHLSRLEAATGVRLVQRVGRGIRLTPEGQLFASRATEIVGRVDAATNELAAQVGLQAGRVRLAANASVLSTVVPKAAARLAQAHPGLELAVVERHPVEALQALRNGEIDVALVFRYADAPAEEEGFRLVHLDDDPIYLISRRPDDSVANHRHSAWIGGCARCQDELAAVCRRQGFAPRIVSLSDDMVVVQALVAAGIGVTTLPGLALRAHRHPDIHATELAGHRRRLYAVTYGEPPDPPASTALIRAVQESAG; from the coding sequence GTGCTCAATCTGGTCCATCTCAAGGTTCTGGCCGCGGTGGCCCGGCACGGGTCGGTGACCGAGGCCGCGAAGGAGTTGCACTACTCCCAACCGTCGGTCAGTCACCACCTGTCGCGCCTGGAGGCGGCCACCGGCGTCAGGCTGGTCCAGCGGGTCGGCCGGGGCATCCGGCTGACGCCGGAAGGGCAGCTGTTCGCCAGCCGGGCCACCGAGATCGTGGGACGTGTCGACGCCGCGACGAACGAGCTCGCGGCACAGGTCGGTTTGCAGGCGGGGCGGGTCCGGCTGGCCGCCAACGCCTCGGTGCTGAGCACTGTCGTGCCGAAGGCTGCCGCCAGGTTGGCCCAGGCACATCCGGGGCTCGAACTGGCGGTGGTCGAGCGTCATCCGGTGGAGGCGCTACAGGCGCTGCGGAACGGTGAGATCGACGTCGCGCTCGTCTTCCGGTATGCCGACGCCCCGGCCGAGGAGGAGGGCTTCCGACTGGTCCACCTCGACGACGATCCGATCTATCTGATCAGCCGGCGACCCGACGACAGCGTGGCGAACCACCGCCACTCCGCCTGGATCGGCGGCTGCGCACGGTGCCAGGACGAGCTGGCCGCCGTCTGTCGACGGCAGGGCTTCGCCCCGCGCATCGTCTCGTTGAGCGACGACATGGTCGTAGTGCAGGCTCTCGTAGCCGCCGGCATCGGCGTCACGACGCTGCCTGGTCTCGCGCTCCGGGCGCACCGGCATCCTGACATCCACGCCACCGAACTCGCCGGCCACCGCCGGCGGCTCTACGCCGTCACCTACGGCGAACCGCCGGACCCACCCGCCAGCACCGCACTCATCCGGGCCGTCCAGGAGTCGGCCGGGTGA
- a CDS encoding HAD-IA family hydrolase — MSRADLAAAVDRARVILLDFDGPVCSIFAQRPASTVAHELRRLLVDQGVTLPVDILHEPDPLAVLRFTATLGRPAVVRQVDEALTREEVTAARTADPTPYGREVIVAAHQTGRRVAVVSNNSADAVHAYLTGRRLTSYVHPVIGRAPADPDRMKPNPAPVLDAVRELHADPRDCVLVGDSLSDIEAARAAGVAAIGYANKPGKRERFAAADAVIDSMADLVAAFAVDEL, encoded by the coding sequence GTGAGCCGCGCCGACCTCGCCGCCGCCGTCGACCGCGCCCGCGTCATCCTGCTCGACTTCGACGGACCGGTGTGCAGCATCTTCGCCCAGCGCCCCGCCTCGACCGTCGCCCACGAGCTGCGGCGCCTGCTCGTCGACCAGGGCGTGACCCTGCCCGTCGACATCCTGCACGAGCCCGACCCGCTGGCCGTCCTACGCTTCACCGCCACATTGGGTCGACCCGCCGTCGTCCGCCAGGTCGACGAGGCGCTGACCCGCGAAGAGGTCACCGCGGCCCGAACCGCCGACCCGACCCCGTACGGCCGTGAGGTCATCGTCGCCGCGCACCAGACCGGCCGGCGGGTCGCCGTGGTATCGAACAACTCCGCTGACGCCGTCCACGCCTACCTGACCGGTCGCCGGCTCACCAGCTACGTGCACCCGGTCATCGGCCGCGCCCCCGCCGACCCCGACCGGATGAAGCCGAACCCGGCACCGGTCCTGGACGCCGTCCGCGAGCTGCATGCCGACCCACGGGATTGCGTCCTGGTCGGTGACTCACTCAGCGACATCGAAGCCGCCCGCGCCGCCGGAGTCGCCGCCATCGGGTACGCCAACAAGCCCGGCAAACGCGAACGGTTCGCCGCAGCGGACGCGGTCATCGACAGCATGGCCGACCTGGTAGCCGCCTTCGCCGTCGACGAGTTGTAG
- a CDS encoding sodium:solute symporter: MWQDHLTEIIVFTLLFLLVSGMGFVAARWRAPNDMAHLDEWGLGGRSFGGWITWFLVGGDLYTAYTFVAVPALLFGAGAAGFFAVPYTIIIYPLVFLVLVRLWSVSHRHGFVTPADFVRKRFDSPTLALIIAITGIVATMPYIALQLVGIEAVLKTMGVTGESTIARHLPIIVAFAILAAYTYQSGLRAPALIAFVKDTLIYIVILVAIIYLPYKLGGWGSIFDAADAKFDASPNPNDGITLNANNQLQYITLALGSALALFLYPHSLTGVLASRSRDVIKRNMSALPAYSLLLGLIALLGYAAIAAEVTPLPGATEGSVDNNTVVPLLFEQQFPSWFAGIAFAAIGIGALVPAAIMSIAAANLFTRNIYKEYLRKDATAAQEANVSKITSLVVKIGAVACIVFLDPQFSIDLQLIGGVIILQTLPAVALGLYTRWFHRGALVAGWAVGMGLGMWMLYQIPNPATKRAHFGGSAFPLEKLGFDGSTKTIYVGLVAVALNLLVAVIVTLVLRAAKVAEGVDGTAQDDYFADEGDPRLVPGPKESRPESESRPESAGADAAAGEAVEPAPKV; encoded by the coding sequence ATGTGGCAGGACCATCTCACTGAGATCATCGTCTTCACGCTGCTGTTCCTGCTGGTCAGCGGGATGGGCTTCGTGGCGGCCCGGTGGCGGGCGCCGAACGACATGGCGCACCTGGACGAGTGGGGGCTGGGCGGGCGCAGCTTCGGCGGCTGGATCACCTGGTTCCTGGTCGGCGGTGACCTCTACACCGCCTACACCTTCGTCGCCGTACCGGCGCTGCTGTTCGGGGCGGGCGCGGCCGGGTTCTTCGCGGTGCCGTACACGATCATCATCTACCCGCTGGTCTTCCTGGTGCTGGTCCGGCTCTGGTCGGTGTCGCACCGGCACGGCTTCGTCACCCCGGCCGACTTCGTCCGGAAGCGGTTCGACTCGCCGACCCTGGCGCTGATCATCGCGATCACCGGCATCGTCGCCACGATGCCCTACATCGCGCTCCAGCTCGTCGGCATCGAGGCGGTGCTCAAGACGATGGGGGTGACCGGGGAGAGCACCATCGCCCGGCACCTGCCGATCATCGTCGCCTTCGCCATCCTGGCCGCCTACACCTACCAGTCCGGGCTGCGGGCACCGGCGCTGATCGCCTTCGTCAAGGACACGCTGATCTACATCGTGATCCTGGTGGCGATCATCTACCTGCCGTACAAGCTCGGTGGCTGGGGGAGCATCTTCGACGCGGCGGACGCGAAGTTCGACGCCAGTCCGAACCCGAACGACGGCATCACGCTCAACGCCAACAACCAGTTGCAGTACATCACCCTGGCCCTAGGCTCGGCGCTGGCGCTCTTCCTCTATCCGCACAGCCTCACCGGCGTACTGGCCAGCCGCAGCCGGGACGTGATCAAGCGGAACATGTCGGCGCTGCCGGCGTACAGCCTGCTACTCGGCCTGATCGCCCTGCTCGGGTACGCCGCCATCGCCGCCGAGGTCACGCCGCTGCCGGGCGCGACCGAGGGCTCCGTGGACAACAACACGGTGGTGCCGCTGCTGTTCGAGCAGCAGTTCCCGAGCTGGTTCGCCGGGATCGCGTTCGCCGCGATCGGGATCGGCGCACTGGTGCCGGCCGCCATCATGTCGATCGCGGCAGCCAACCTCTTCACCCGGAACATCTACAAGGAGTACCTGCGCAAGGACGCCACCGCGGCCCAGGAGGCGAACGTCTCCAAGATCACGTCGTTGGTGGTGAAGATCGGTGCGGTCGCCTGCATCGTCTTCCTCGACCCGCAGTTCTCGATCGACCTCCAGCTCATCGGCGGCGTCATCATCCTGCAGACGCTGCCGGCGGTCGCCCTCGGCCTCTACACCCGGTGGTTCCACCGGGGCGCCCTGGTCGCCGGCTGGGCGGTCGGGATGGGGCTGGGGATGTGGATGCTCTACCAGATCCCGAACCCGGCCACCAAGCGGGCGCACTTCGGCGGGTCCGCGTTCCCGCTGGAGAAGCTCGGCTTCGACGGCTCCACCAAGACCATCTACGTCGGCCTGGTCGCGGTCGCGCTCAACCTGCTGGTCGCGGTGATCGTCACGCTGGTCCTCCGGGCCGCCAAGGTCGCCGAAGGGGTGGACGGCACCGCCCAGGACGACTACTTCGCCGACGAGGGCGACCCGCGCCTCGTACCCGGACCGAAGGAGTCGCGGCCGGAGTCGGAGTCGCGGCCGGAGTCGGCCGGGGCCGACGCGGCAGCCGGTGAGGCCGTCGAACCCGCCCCGAAGGTCTGA
- a CDS encoding alpha/beta hydrolase, whose protein sequence is MPRFPSYDSTALGYHVLGSGPPLVCLPGGPARASSYLGDLGGLSRERTLIKLDLRGSGDSAVPDDPTSYRCDRMVDDVEAFRVHLGLDRMDLLAHSAAGNLAELYAARHPDRISRLVLVTPGLRSVGVETVGFAEAVAARGTEWWYAEAKAAMDGWQEAAARGAGPDEVNPLRKGAAAFAYGRWDERARLHAEADEWERPEAASAGFYAGFAPDTPAVRAALAGLAAPVLVVAGELDPAPSPAAAHDLGALFPHAEVVVQDDTSHFPWLDDPARFVKTVLTFLTEE, encoded by the coding sequence GTGCCCCGATTTCCCTCGTACGACAGCACCGCACTCGGGTACCACGTACTGGGGTCCGGGCCGCCGCTGGTCTGCCTGCCCGGCGGGCCGGCAAGGGCGTCGAGCTATCTCGGCGACCTCGGCGGGCTGAGCCGGGAACGCACCCTGATCAAGCTCGACCTGCGCGGCAGCGGCGACTCGGCGGTCCCCGACGACCCGACGAGCTACCGGTGCGACCGGATGGTCGACGACGTCGAGGCGTTCCGGGTCCACCTCGGACTCGACCGGATGGACCTGCTGGCCCACTCGGCCGCCGGCAACCTCGCGGAACTCTACGCGGCCCGGCACCCGGACCGGATCTCCCGACTGGTGTTGGTGACCCCCGGCCTGCGCTCGGTCGGGGTGGAAACGGTCGGCTTCGCCGAGGCGGTCGCCGCCCGCGGCACCGAATGGTGGTACGCGGAAGCGAAGGCCGCGATGGACGGCTGGCAGGAGGCGGCGGCCCGGGGCGCCGGCCCGGACGAGGTGAACCCGCTGCGCAAGGGCGCCGCGGCGTTCGCGTACGGCCGGTGGGACGAGCGGGCCCGCCTGCACGCCGAGGCGGACGAGTGGGAACGGCCGGAGGCGGCGAGCGCCGGCTTCTACGCCGGCTTCGCCCCGGACACCCCGGCGGTCCGCGCGGCGCTGGCCGGACTCGCCGCCCCGGTGCTGGTGGTGGCCGGCGAACTCGATCCCGCGCCGAGCCCGGCGGCGGCCCACGACCTCGGCGCGCTCTTCCCGCACGCCGAGGTCGTGGTGCAGGACGACACCAGCCACTTCCCCTGGCTCGACGACCCGGCCCGGTTCGTCAAGACGGTGCTCACCTTCCTCACCGAGGAGTGA
- a CDS encoding transcriptional regulator has product MALRGGTRFAVRCEDVFPAGCALVPESLGEVEDYDEKTGRRSPAKDKVTGQRVWQVRVMDLDPELGKRSRETTVKISADYQPVPPTGTPFEAVEFEGMTVTPYVASNGRMAYSLRATAMRAPAGVAGKQKAAA; this is encoded by the coding sequence ATGGCTCTGCGTGGCGGTACGAGGTTCGCCGTGCGTTGTGAGGACGTGTTCCCGGCGGGGTGCGCGTTGGTGCCCGAGTCGCTGGGTGAGGTGGAGGACTACGACGAGAAGACCGGCCGGCGGTCCCCGGCAAAGGACAAGGTGACCGGTCAGCGGGTGTGGCAGGTCCGGGTGATGGACCTTGACCCGGAGCTGGGGAAGCGGTCGCGGGAGACGACGGTCAAGATCTCGGCCGACTACCAGCCCGTCCCGCCGACCGGTACCCCGTTCGAGGCGGTCGAGTTCGAGGGGATGACGGTCACGCCGTACGTGGCGAGCAACGGCCGGATGGCGTACTCCCTGCGGGCTACCGCGATGCGTGCCCCGGCCGGCGTGGCCGGCAAGCAGAAGGCGGCTGCGTAA